DNA from Mycobacterium sp. SMC-8:
AAGATGCCGTCCCAACGCGGCTGGCGGCACTGGCTCTACGTGATGACCAGGATCAACCTGGGGCTCTCCCCCGACGAGGTCTACGAACTGGACCTGCACACGCGGATCCGCCGCAACGCCCGCGACTCGTACCACATCGGGGTCTTCGGGCTCAAGGGCGGTGTCGGTAAGACGGCCGTCACCGTCGCGTTGGGGTCTGCGCTCGCCAGCATCCGCGGAGACCGGATCCTCGCCATCGACGCCGATCCGGACGGCGGCAATCTCGCCGACCGCGCCGGCCGGCAGTCGGCCGCGACGATCGCGGACCTGCTGTCGGACAAGGAACTGAAGCGCTACAACGATATTCGGGCCTACACCAGCATGAACGCCGCGAACCTGGAGGTGCTGTCCTCGGAGGAGTACAGCGCCGCCCGGCGCGAGTTCAACGACGAGGACTGGCGTGCCGCCACCGAGATCGTCTCCCGTTACTACAACTTGGTGCTCGCCGACTGCGGCGCGGGGCTGTTCCAGCCGGGCGCCCGCGGGGTGCTCTCGACGGTGTCCGGACTGGTGATCGTCGCCAGCGCATCCATCGACGGAGCGCGTCAGGCGGCGATCACGATGGACTGGTTGCGGCAGAACGGATATCAGGACCTGCTCGGAAGGTCCTGTGTCGTGATCAACCATGTGACCCCGGGCAAGCCGAACATCGACGTCGAGGACCTGGTGCAACAGTTCGAGCGGCATGTGCCTGCCGGACGGGTCATCGTGCTGCCGTGGGACAAGCACATCGCCGCGGGCACCGAGATTCAATTGGGGCTGCTCGGCAAGACATTCACCCGCCGGATCGTCGAGTTGGCCGCGGCGCTGTCCGACGACTTCGACAGGCTTGAGCGGCGTTGACCGCAACGGTTGCCCCTCCGACGTCGTCGGGCACCACGCCGGGGCGCCCGTCGACCACCCGCGTCACGATCCTGACCGGCCGTCGGATGACCGATCTGGTGCTGCCGTCGGCCGCGCCGATCGAGACCTACGTCGACGAGACGGTGTCGGTACTGGCCGACATCCTCGCCGACACACCCGCAGACGTGTTGGCGGGCTTCGACTTCAAGGCCCAAGGAGTCTGGTCGTTCGCCCGTCCCGGCGCGCCACCGATCAAGCTGACCGACTCCCTCGATGACGCAGGCGTGGTCGATGGATCGTTGTTGACCGTCGTCTCGGTGAGCCGGACCGAACGGTACCGCCCGTTGGTCGAGGACGTCATCGACGCCATCGCCGTGCTCGACGAGACCCCGGAGTTCGACCGCGGCGCGCTGTACCGCTTCGTCGGGCTGATGCTGCCGCTGGCGGCGCTGATGGTCACGACGGTGGGGGTTCTGTCGTGGCAGTCAACCGGCCGCCACTGGTGGTGGGCGGTGGCCCTTGGCGTGCTCGGCCTGGGTCTGACGGGCGGCAGCATGCTCGCCCAGAAGCGGTTCGACAACTTGA
Protein-coding regions in this window:
- a CDS encoding MinD/ParA family protein, with amino-acid sequence MSADYDRLFHSPDAVRTADEDPDRDPTPAGRDTAVPPGNPPSGDATPPPMPAASARTQTAQAPPSWHTEVMSPVNDLQPPPQAAPQHRVPNNGMMRAPQSTPQPGARHEQQRPMTAPAPRPAPAPPPSQFYGDSVDHRPPAAPTSAATMGNHRAIDALSHVGVRSAVKMPSQRGWRHWLYVMTRINLGLSPDEVYELDLHTRIRRNARDSYHIGVFGLKGGVGKTAVTVALGSALASIRGDRILAIDADPDGGNLADRAGRQSAATIADLLSDKELKRYNDIRAYTSMNAANLEVLSSEEYSAARREFNDEDWRAATEIVSRYYNLVLADCGAGLFQPGARGVLSTVSGLVIVASASIDGARQAAITMDWLRQNGYQDLLGRSCVVINHVTPGKPNIDVEDLVQQFERHVPAGRVIVLPWDKHIAAGTEIQLGLLGKTFTRRIVELAAALSDDFDRLERR